CGATCTCGCCCGGGACATGCGCCTGGGCCTGGACTCCCCCTGCGCGGGCCGGGGTGTCTGCGGACGCTGCGCCGTGCGGATCGACAACGGCGAGCGCACGCCGGTATCTCCAGAGGAACGCCGCCATCTGTCCCCCGCCCGGCTCGATTCCGGCTGGCGCCTGGCCTGCCGTCAGCGGGCCGACCGCAGCCTCACGGTTCATCTGGATCAGATATCTGCCTTCGACGGACAGGCGAAAGTGGACCTGGCCGGACTGGAGCGAGTTGACGCCTCTCCCTCGGGAGTACCGCGTAAAGTGCTATTTTCTCCCCGCGCAGCCACGCTGGACAATCTGGATGCGGCCCTGCGCCAGGCCCTGCGCTCCGTCCTCCCGCCGGGCGCCGTTACCCCTGTCGATGCCGCGGTGATGCGGGAATTCGCCGGGCTGGTGACCGGCGGCGAGAAATCGATCACCCTGATCGCGGACGGCGGCTGCCTGACCGGCTGCGAGCCCGGCGACACGACCGCTGAAATTTTCGGTGCGGCGGTGGATATCGGCACCACCACCGTTGCGCTCTACCTGGTGGACCTCTCAACCGGCCGGACGGTGGCGACTGTAGCCTGCGCCAACAGCCAGGCGCCCTACGGCGCTGACGTGATGAGCCGGATCTGCCATTGCCACGACAGCGAAGGCGGACTGGACCGGCTTTCAGGGCTGGTTCGCGAGGACCTGGCCGGCCTGGCCGACGAGGCCTGCCACCAGGCCGGGACATCACCGGAACGACTTTACCGCTGGACGCTGGTGGGCAACAGCACGATGCACCATCTCTTTTTCGGTATCGACCCGCTGCCGCTCGGACGCTCGCCGTTCCTGCCGGCTGTCAACGGGCCGACTTCGTTCAGGCCCGCGGATTACGAACTTCCCTCCTCGAAGTTCGCAACGGCAAAATACCTGCCGATCGTGGCCGGGCATGTCGGCGCGGACACTGTCGGGATGGCGCTGGCCGCCGGACTGGACAAGGCCGATACCCTTACCCTGGCTATCGACATGGGCACCAATGGGGAGATCGTGCTGGCCGACGAGCACGGGCGGATGATCTGTGCATCCACCGCCGCCGGTCCGGCGTTCGAGGGCGTGAAGATCATGCACGGCATGCGGGCCGAGCCCGGCGCTATCGACAAGTTCTGGCTGGAGCCGGACGGAACTCCCGGCTGGCATGCAATCGGAGATGAAGCCGCTGCGCGTGGCATCTGCGGCTCGGGTCTGATGGATATCGCCGCCGAACTGCTTCGCGCCGGAGTGATAGACACCAGCGGCCGGATGCTCCCGCCGGAGCAGCTGAGCGGTCATTCAATGGAGAAGCTGCCGGACCGGATTGAGCCGGGTCCCCACAACCAGCGCCAGTTTGCGATTGCGGGCGATGGAGACAATAAGGTTGCGTTGATCCAGGCCGACATTCGCGAGCTGCAGCTTGCCTGCGGGGCGATCGCCAGCGGGGTCAGGATCCTCCTTCGCAGGCTGGGCCGCAGTCCCGAACAGATCGGACGGGTGCTGCTGGCCGGCGCATTCGGGAATTATATGAACCCGGCCAGCGCTCTGGCGGTAGGCATGGTGCGTGACGTGGACCTGGAGATTGTCGAACCGATCGGTAACGCCGCCGGTATTGGCGCGCGGATGGCCCTGATCGACAACTCCCAGTTCGAGCACGCCTGCCGGATCGCCGGGACGCTGGAATT
Above is a genomic segment from Candidatus Glassbacteria bacterium containing:
- a CDS encoding DUF4445 domain-containing protein; this translates as MPGCSTRAARHFTNSGSAPSPPPAPLPVSIFRPTAAGGQLIMTKPDKLIITFLPAGETVAADPERSLLDLARDMRLGLDSPCAGRGVCGRCAVRIDNGERTPVSPEERRHLSPARLDSGWRLACRQRADRSLTVHLDQISAFDGQAKVDLAGLERVDASPSGVPRKVLFSPRAATLDNLDAALRQALRSVLPPGAVTPVDAAVMREFAGLVTGGEKSITLIADGGCLTGCEPGDTTAEIFGAAVDIGTTTVALYLVDLSTGRTVATVACANSQAPYGADVMSRICHCHDSEGGLDRLSGLVREDLAGLADEACHQAGTSPERLYRWTLVGNSTMHHLFFGIDPLPLGRSPFLPAVNGPTSFRPADYELPSSKFATAKYLPIVAGHVGADTVGMALAAGLDKADTLTLAIDMGTNGEIVLADEHGRMICASTAAGPAFEGVKIMHGMRAEPGAIDKFWLEPDGTPGWHAIGDEAAARGICGSGLMDIAAELLRAGVIDTSGRMLPPEQLSGHSMEKLPDRIEPGPHNQRQFAIAGDGDNKVALIQADIRELQLACGAIASGVRILLRRLGRSPEQIGRVLLAGAFGNYMNPASALAVGMVRDVDLEIVEPIGNAAGIGARMALIDNSQFEHACRIAGTLEFVELGAEPDWNDQFTDSMFLPEPEKTSKQ